DNA sequence from the Ramlibacter agri genome:
CTGATCGACCGCCAGCTGCAGAAGACCGTGTCCTTCACCGGCATCCACGGCGTGCGCGCACAGGACGCGATGGTGACGGAAAGCGCCGGCCCGATCGCGGACCGCTCGCGCGAGCACCTCGGCTCCAGCGATACGGCGGTGGTTGCGATGCGCCGCACGATCATCGAGGCGGCGAGCGCCTGCGCCGCCAGCGGCCAGGCGCCGGCCGCGGTCGCCAAGCCCTGGCTCTACAACGTGCACGCGACCCAGGCCGTGCTGCCCGAAGGCATGGCGCCCGAAGCCGCCGACGAAATCATCCAGACCGCCCGCGCCCGGGCCCCGCAACAGGAAAACGCATGATGCAAGCCCAATCGTCCATGGATTCGCACCCGGTGCTGGTGCATCCGCGCGCCTACCGCCACATCGACGTGCAGCCGCTCACCGGCGTGCTCGGCGCCGAGATCTTCGGCGTCGACCTGCGCCAGTCGCTGGCGCCCGAAGTGTGGGACGAGATCCGCCAGGCCTTCGCCGACCACCAGGTCATCCTGTTTCCCGACCAGCCGGTCTCGCACGAGCAGCACCTGGCCTTCTCGCGCAACTTCGGCCAGGTGATCCGGCTGCCGCAGCTGCACAACGTGGACGGCTATCCCGAGGTGCAGATCATCCGCCGCCTCGCCAAGGACACCGGCCGCGTGGTCGGCGAGAACTGGCATGCGGACAGCACCTACCTGGACGAGCCTCCCGGCGCGGTGGTGATGCGCGCCGTCGATGTTCCCGCCTATGGCGGTGATACCGGCTTCATGAGCATGTATGCCGCCTACGAAGCGCTGTCGCCGGCCTACAAGGCCATGATCGCCCCGCTGAACATCGTGCACAGCGCGACCCGCATCTTCGGCTCGGCCTACCTGGCGCAGGGCCGCAAGTTCAATTCCTCGGGCGCGCGCAGCAACCTCGACGTGGAGCTGGGCGACCGCGAAGTGAGCCACCCGCTGGTGTGCACGCATGCGCTCAGCGGCCGCAAGTTCCTGTACGTCAACAAGACCTACTCGCAGCGCATCGAGGGCTTCACCCACGAGGAAAGCGCGCCCATCCTGGCGCACCTGTACGATCACTGCGCGCGCTTCGACCTGACCTGCCGCGCGCGCTGGCGCAAGGACCAGATCCTGATCTGGGACAACCGCTGCACCATGCACCGCGCCATCCCCGACTACACGGGGCAGGACCGCTTCATGACGCGCGTGACGATCGCGGGCCCGCGGCCGGCACGCTGAACCGACAACGAGGAGACAAGAATGCATTTCGCAAGACCCACTCGCCGCTGGCTTGGCAAGGGCCTGCTGGCCGGCCTGTTCGCCGCCTTCGCCGCCACCAGCGCGCTGGCGGAGTACCCGGACAAGCCGATCCAGCTGGTCGTGCCCTTTGCGGCGGGCGGCAGCCTGGACGTCACGGCCCGCATCATCGCGGACCGGCTGAAGGAAAAGGACCTGCTGGGGCAGCCGGTGATCATCAACAACCGGCCGGGCGCCGGCAGCGCCGTCGGTGCGCGCGCCGTCGCCAGCGCCGCGCCGGACGGCTACACGCTGTTCTTCACCTCCGGCTCCGCCTTCGGCTACCTGCACATGCTGGTGCCCAACCTGGACCTGAAGCTCGATGACTTCGTGTCGGTTGCCGCCGTCGCAGTGAACCCCTCGGTGATCGTCGCCACCAACAAGCTGCCGGTGAAGTCGCTGCAGGAACTGGCCAACTACCCGAAGCCCGGCGAAATCAGCTTCTGTTCGACCGGCGCGAACGGCCTCAACCACCTGCAGCTGGAGATGTTCAAGCGCGCGGTGAAGGCCAAGACCGGCCGCGAGTTCAACGTCACGCACGTGCCGTACAACGGCCTGGCGCCCGCGCTCACCGCCGTGCGCGAGGGCAGCATCCACGCCTGCGTGCTGCCTTACGCTTCGCTGGTCAAGCAGCTGAATGGCAAGGACCTGCGCGTGCTCGCCGTGCAGAGCCACCGCCGCCTGCCCTGGCTGCCCGACGTGCCGACGACGGGCCAGCAAGGCTTCCCCGAGCTGGATGGCAACGACGCCTTCGTCAACGTCCAGGCGCCGAAGGGCACGCCGCCGGCGGTGGTTGCGCGTCTCGAGCAGGCCCTCGAGAAGGCCATGCAGGACCCCACCGTGCGCAAGAAGCTCGAGGAGCTCGAAGTGCAGGTGGCCTGGATGAACAGCCGCGAGACCCAGAAGTGGCTGCAGGAAGACGTGCGCCGGCTGGGCACCGTCATCCGCGAGGCCGGGCTCGAGGCGAAATAAGGGGCTGGGCGCCCCGCGCGCTCAGACCTTGTATTCCAGCATCAGGTGCGTGGTCGCCGTGCCGCCCTTTTCGTGGCGCGGCACGAAGGCGACCCGCGCCCCGATCTGGTCGGTCACCATGTACTTCAAGCTCGGCACGGCCAGTGGCAGCAGGTTCTCGGACTTGTAGCCGGTGATGCCGCCGACGGTGAGGCTCACCGAAGTCCGGGCCATCAGGTCTCCCTGGACCGTGAGGCCGCCGTAGAAGGATTGGCGGTACTCCGAGTTGCGGTACGTGCCCACGGTCCAACCATCCTTCGTCACGACGTAGACGCCGGGATTGAGGTTGTTGAAGCCGGGATTGCTGTGATAAGAGGCCAGGTGCAGGCCTACGGCGGCCACGCAGCAGAGCAAGGTGGACATGACGGTTTCCCCAACGAGTTGATTTCCGCGGCGGCCTGGGCCGCCGTTCCCCGTCTTTGCGGGGACCTCGTCATTCCATCACCTAACGGTTGAGCTGCCGTCGTGTCCATGCCTAAGGGTCTGTAATAAAAAACTGGTAATTTGTTTGCAAATGTCCTATGGCATTTCAGCGTGTGAAATTTTTACCGCTTCTTGAGCAAGTGCCCTAAGCCAAAGGTAGGGGAATTGGGAGATCCCTCCCCAATCCGGCTGACCTTCTCAAGATCCCCGCGCAGGGCCATCATTTGGTTACATGCACTGCAAGGCCTGCCAGCGGGAGCTCCGGGATGACGCGGCGTTCTGCGATCGCTGCGGTGCCCCTGTGCTGCCCGCCGCCGGCGCGGCGCCGGCGGAGGCCGAAAGGCGCTGGGTCACGGTCATGTTCTGCGACCTGGTCGGCTCGGTGGCCCTGTCCGAGCGCCTGGAACCCGAGGACCTGCGGGCGCTGCTGGGGCACTACCAGCGCGCCTGCAAGGCCGCCGTGGAACTGCATGGCGGCTCCATCGCCCGCTACGTCGGCGACGGCCTGCTGATCTGCTTCGGCCACCCGCGCGCGCACGAAGACGCGCCGCTGCGCGCCGTGCGCGCCGCCCTGGACATCGTCGCCGCCGTGCGCAAACTCAAGGTGCCGCTGGCAGGACACGGCGAGATCGACCTGCAGGTGCGCGTGGGCATCGAGACCGGCTCGGTCCTGATCGGCCACATCGACCGCGCCGCGGCGGTCGAACGCGATGCCGTTGTGGGCACGGTTCCCAACATGGCGGCGCGCTTGCAGTCGCTGGCGGCGCCGAATCGCATCGTGGTCGGCGAGGCCACCTACCACCGCATCCGCGACTCGGTGCAATGCCGCAGCGCCGGCCAGGTGACGCTGAAAGGCATCGCGCGGCCGGTCGCGGTGTACACGGTGGATGCGGACGGCGCCGAGGGCGACCCCTTCCTGCGCCGCGCCGAACGCTTGTTCTCGCCGCTGGTGGAGCGCGACGCCCAGCGCGAGACACTGCGCAGCGCCTGGCAGCGCGCCAAGGGCTCGGTGCCCGGCGTGCTGGCCATCGCCGGCGAGGCGGGCGTCGGCAAGTCGCGCCTGGTGCGCGCCTTTGTCGATGAACTGCAGGGCGACAACTTCAACCACGTCGCCTACCGCTGCGCCGCGCAGCACCAGGGCAGCCCGCTGCATCCCGCGGCCGCCCAACTGCAGGCCGCCTTCGGCCTCGACGCCCCGGCGGAGAACGCCCAGCGGCTGGCGCGGCTGAAGGACGGCGTCGCCCGCCTCGGCCTGCCGGCGCACGCGGTCGCGCCGCTGGCCATGCTGGCGGGCGTGGACGCGGGCACCGGCCCCACCGCGCCCACCGAACTGCGGCGCGAGACCCTCGAGACGCTGGCTGCGCTGGTTGCGGCCCATGCCAGGCTGGCGCCGACGCTGATGGTGGTGGAGGACCTGCACTGGTGCGACCCGTCGACCCTGGAGTTCCTGCAGTCGCTGGTCGAGCGCGCGCTGCCGCCGCGCCTGCTGCTGGTCGTCACGCACCGGCCCGACTTCGTGCCGCCCTGGGGCGAGGCCGAGGGCCGCGCGACGCTGTCGCTGCAGCGCCTGAGCGCCGCGGCCAGCCGCAACCTGGTGCGCAGCCTGCTCGCCGGCCGCGAAGTGCCCGCCGCGCTGGTGGAGAAGATCGTCGAGCGAGCCGAGGGCAACCCGCTGTTCCTGGAGGAGTTCACCAGCCTGCTGGCCGACGCCGGCAACGAGCAGGAAGCCGCCGCGGTGACGATCCCCGACTCGCTGCAGGAATCGCTGGCCACGCGCCTGGACCGCATCGGCGCGGCCAAGCGCATCGCGCAGGTGGCCGCGGCGTATGGCCGCGCGTTTTCGCTGGCGCACCTGGCGGCGCTGCCGGATTTCCGCGGCCTGGACATCGCGGGCGAGCTGGACGAACTGGCACGCAAGGGCCTGCTTGCTCCCGGCGCGGGATTGCAGGACGAGTACGAGTTCTCGCATGCGCTGATCCGCGACGCGGCCTACCAGTCGATGGTGCGCGAGGACCGCAAGGCGGTGCACCTGCGCATCGCCGAGAGCTTCGAAGCGCATTTCCCGGAGATCGTGGCGAGCCGGCCCGAGCTGGTCGCGCAGCACTTCAGCGAAGGCGAACGGCGCGAGCGCGCCATCGGCTACTGGTACCGCGCCGGCGCGCGCGCCATGGAGCGGCTGGCCAACGTCGAATCCATCGAGCACCTGCGGCGCGGCCTGGCGCAGGTCGACGCTCTCGATCCCGCCTTGCGGCCGATGCAGGAGCTGGGCTTCCTCACCGCGCTGATGCCGGCGCTGTGCGCCACCCGCGGCTACGCCAACGCGGAGGTGCAGCAGACCTTCTCGCGCGCCTTCGACCTGTGCACGCACATCGGGCCGACGGCGGAACTGGCGACGGTGCTGTACGGCCTGTGGTCCTACTACCTGGTGCGCGCCGACCTCGCGCGGTCGCGCCAGCTCGCCACCGAAATGCAGCGCATCGCCGGCGCCGACGTGCTGCGGCAGATGGAGGGCGAACTGGCCGCCGGCCTGACCTCGTTCTACGAAGGCCGGCTGCAGGAAGCCGCCGGCAACTTCGAGGCCATCCTGGCGCTGTGGCGGCCGGACGGCCCGCAGTTCTTCACCGCCGGCGAGGACGTGCGGGCCAGCACCAAGTCCTGGCTCGCCATCGTCTACTGGCACCAGGGCGAGGTCGACCGCGCGCGCGACGTCGCGCAGGAGTCGCTGTATCGCGCCCGCCAGGTCGGCCAGCCGATCAGCCTGGCTTTCGCGCTGTACTTCAACGTGTTCCTGGCGCATTTCTGCCGCGACCTGCGCACCGTGAAAACGCTGGGCCGCGAATGCCTGGCGCTGTGCACGGAGAAGCACCTGTTCTGGGGCGCGCTGTGCGTGCTGCAACTGGGCTGGGGTGAGGTCGCCGCGGCCGGCGCGGACCGCGAAGGCATGGCCGCCGGCATCCGCCACATGCACGAAGGCCTGGGCGGCTACCGAGGAGCGGGCGCGCGGCTGACGCAGACCTACTACCTCGCCACGATCGCGGAGGCACAGTTGAAGGCCGGGGCGCTGGAAGACTGCGAGCGCAGCCTGGGCGAGGGCTTCGCCGCGGCGGAGGAAAGCGGCGAGCAGCTTTCGCGCTCCGAGCTGCTGCGCCTGCGCGCCGACCTCGCGCTGGCCCTGGGCGCGGATGCCGATGCCGTGGCGACCTTGTACGCATCGGCGCTGGGCCACGCGCGTTCCACCGGTGCGCGCAGCCTCGAGCTGCGGGCCGCGCTGGGCTGGGCGCGCGTGCTGAAGGCGCGCGAGCGCGACGACGAACTGCCGCCGCTGCTGGAGCCGCTGCTCGCTTCGATCAAGTGCATGGCGCCGACGGCGGAGATCGCCGAGGCGCGCGGCCTGCTGCAGGCGGTGAGCGCATGAGCCCGCCGGGCCGCCCCAAGGGCGAATACCGCAGTGCGCAGCACGGAGGTTGCCCACTGAACGAGCCGGTTCGCATCCTGGGCGCCGGCCTGTCGGGGCTGGCTTGCGGCATCGCGCTCGCCCGCGCCGGACGCGAGGTCGTCATCCACGAACTGCGCGAGGACAGCGGCGCCCGCTTCGCCGACGATTTCCAGGGCATCGAGAACTGGACCAGCGACGTCGATTTTTTCGACGAGATGCGGCAGTGGGGCATCGCCACGGACGGCTTCGATGCGACCGAGCTGCGCGAGATCAGCGTGATCGGCGCGGACGACAGCGTGGCGCGGTTTGCCAGCCGGCGCGTGGCCTGCCGCGTTGTGCGCCGCGGCACGCTGCCTGGCTGCCTCGACCAGGGGCTCAAGGCCGATGCGCTGCGGCAAGGCGTGGAGATCCGCTACGGCTCGCGCGTGGAGCCGGACAGCTGCGACGTCATCGCCACCGGCCCGCGCGGCACCTCCGGCATCGTGCGCGCGGAGCTGTTCGAGACCGAACATCCCGACCAGGTCACCTTGCAGTTGAACCAGGCCTTGGCGCCGGGTACCTACACCTACCTCGTGATCGTCCAAGGCGTCGGCATGATCGCCACCGTGCTGCTGCGGCGCGAGCACGAGGTCGACGCCTACCTCGACGCCACGATCGCGGCCTACCAGCGCCACTATCCGGCCCTGCAGCGGCGCAACCCGCATCGCATCACCGGCGCCGGTTGCTTCGCGCTGGCCGGCCACTACAAGGAGGCGGCGCGCTGCTATGTCGGCGAGGCCGCCGGACTGCAGGACTGCTTCTGGGGTTTCGGCATCCGCTATGCCATCACCTCGGGCTGGCTGGCCGCGCAGGAGATCCTCACCGGCGCCAGCTACGAGCAGGCGGTGCGGCGCCGCCTGCGGCCGCTGCAGGTGGCGTCGCTCGCGAACCGGCTGGCGATCGACAGCGCCGGCGCCAGCGGGCTGGCGCTGCTGCTGAAGGCCTGGCAATGGGACCAGCGCCGCTGCGGTGACGGCCTGCGTTTCCTGTCCCGCATCTACCGGCCCACGGCGCTGCATCGCGCGGTGTACGGGTGCTTCGCCACGCGCCTGCTGGCGCCGCCGTCCGAGCGGGACGCGGCGCGCGGGCTGCGCTACCTGCGCTTCCGTGACCACAAACCGGGTTGAACCGGAGGAGACGACGCCATGACGATCCAGGCCTTGCAGTCGCAGCTGCTGCAGCAGTCCCAGCTGCGCTCCATCTCCATTGCCGCGGACGGCAAGCTGTCGGTCGCGCCCCTGGCGACGTCCTCGTTCCATTCGCTGGAAGTCAGCGCCCATCCCGCGGTGCTGGGAGGCAGTTCGGACTGCCAGCCCTTCCAGGCCACGACGCGCCAGGTGGAGATCCCCTGCGCGGCGGAACAGGTGGCGACGCTGATCGACCCGGTGCGCTGGGGCGACTTCTCGGAGATCCAGACCAGCAACTGCGTGAAGAGCGTGACGCGGCCCGACGGCGGCTGGCAGGGCACCATCGAGGAGCGGCTGGCCTGGAAGCTGTTCGACAAGACGATCGTTTACCAGAACCTGCTGAACATCGACTTCGCCATAGCCGCCGGCGCGTCGGTGGACTTCACGCTGAAGCAATGCCTGGCGGGCGGCCTGAACATGGACTCCGGCTACCTGCGCCTCGTGGAGCTGTCGCCGAACTCCTGCGCGCTGGTGTGCCAGAAGCAATTGAGCTACGCGCCGCCCAGCGACTGGTGCCTGCTGCCAACCTTCGTGCTGGATGGCATCCTGGACGTTTGGCTCAACGCCATCACGGCGAGCTACGCGCACCGCATGCTGGCGGCCACGCAATCACGCTAGCGGTTTTGCCAGGAAGCCCCAGCCGGCGATGCCTTCGCCGAGCTGGCGGCCGGCGATGACGTTCGCGGCCTGCAGGCCGGACATCGTGGTCGCCTCGATGCAGCCGATGTTGAAGCTGTTGCGCACCCAGTCGCCAGTGGGTACGAGGTTGTCGAAGCCGCAGTCGTTGGGCCACAGGCGGTATTGCGAGCTGCCGGCGAAGGTGGCGACGTAGCGGTCCGAGGGATTGGCGACGCCGATGAAGAATTGCGCATCGAGTCGCGCTTCACCCGTGCCCGGTTCGGGCCGCGGGTCGA
Encoded proteins:
- a CDS encoding AAA family ATPase: MLPAAGAAPAEAERRWVTVMFCDLVGSVALSERLEPEDLRALLGHYQRACKAAVELHGGSIARYVGDGLLICFGHPRAHEDAPLRAVRAALDIVAAVRKLKVPLAGHGEIDLQVRVGIETGSVLIGHIDRAAAVERDAVVGTVPNMAARLQSLAAPNRIVVGEATYHRIRDSVQCRSAGQVTLKGIARPVAVYTVDADGAEGDPFLRRAERLFSPLVERDAQRETLRSAWQRAKGSVPGVLAIAGEAGVGKSRLVRAFVDELQGDNFNHVAYRCAAQHQGSPLHPAAAQLQAAFGLDAPAENAQRLARLKDGVARLGLPAHAVAPLAMLAGVDAGTGPTAPTELRRETLETLAALVAAHARLAPTLMVVEDLHWCDPSTLEFLQSLVERALPPRLLLVVTHRPDFVPPWGEAEGRATLSLQRLSAAASRNLVRSLLAGREVPAALVEKIVERAEGNPLFLEEFTSLLADAGNEQEAAAVTIPDSLQESLATRLDRIGAAKRIAQVAAAYGRAFSLAHLAALPDFRGLDIAGELDELARKGLLAPGAGLQDEYEFSHALIRDAAYQSMVREDRKAVHLRIAESFEAHFPEIVASRPELVAQHFSEGERRERAIGYWYRAGARAMERLANVESIEHLRRGLAQVDALDPALRPMQELGFLTALMPALCATRGYANAEVQQTFSRAFDLCTHIGPTAELATVLYGLWSYYLVRADLARSRQLATEMQRIAGADVLRQMEGELAAGLTSFYEGRLQEAAGNFEAILALWRPDGPQFFTAGEDVRASTKSWLAIVYWHQGEVDRARDVAQESLYRARQVGQPISLAFALYFNVFLAHFCRDLRTVKTLGRECLALCTEKHLFWGALCVLQLGWGEVAAAGADREGMAAGIRHMHEGLGGYRGAGARLTQTYYLATIAEAQLKAGALEDCERSLGEGFAAAEESGEQLSRSELLRLRADLALALGADADAVATLYASALGHARSTGARSLELRAALGWARVLKARERDDELPPLLEPLLASIKCMAPTAEIAEARGLLQAVSA
- a CDS encoding TauD/TfdA dioxygenase family protein, with product MMQAQSSMDSHPVLVHPRAYRHIDVQPLTGVLGAEIFGVDLRQSLAPEVWDEIRQAFADHQVILFPDQPVSHEQHLAFSRNFGQVIRLPQLHNVDGYPEVQIIRRLAKDTGRVVGENWHADSTYLDEPPGAVVMRAVDVPAYGGDTGFMSMYAAYEALSPAYKAMIAPLNIVHSATRIFGSAYLAQGRKFNSSGARSNLDVELGDREVSHPLVCTHALSGRKFLYVNKTYSQRIEGFTHEESAPILAHLYDHCARFDLTCRARWRKDQILIWDNRCTMHRAIPDYTGQDRFMTRVTIAGPRPAR
- a CDS encoding Bug family tripartite tricarboxylate transporter substrate binding protein, with translation MHFARPTRRWLGKGLLAGLFAAFAATSALAEYPDKPIQLVVPFAAGGSLDVTARIIADRLKEKDLLGQPVIINNRPGAGSAVGARAVASAAPDGYTLFFTSGSAFGYLHMLVPNLDLKLDDFVSVAAVAVNPSVIVATNKLPVKSLQELANYPKPGEISFCSTGANGLNHLQLEMFKRAVKAKTGREFNVTHVPYNGLAPALTAVREGSIHACVLPYASLVKQLNGKDLRVLAVQSHRRLPWLPDVPTTGQQGFPELDGNDAFVNVQAPKGTPPAVVARLEQALEKAMQDPTVRKKLEELEVQVAWMNSRETQKWLQEDVRRLGTVIREAGLEAK
- a CDS encoding NAD(P)/FAD-dependent oxidoreductase — its product is MSPPGRPKGEYRSAQHGGCPLNEPVRILGAGLSGLACGIALARAGREVVIHELREDSGARFADDFQGIENWTSDVDFFDEMRQWGIATDGFDATELREISVIGADDSVARFASRRVACRVVRRGTLPGCLDQGLKADALRQGVEIRYGSRVEPDSCDVIATGPRGTSGIVRAELFETEHPDQVTLQLNQALAPGTYTYLVIVQGVGMIATVLLRREHEVDAYLDATIAAYQRHYPALQRRNPHRITGAGCFALAGHYKEAARCYVGEAAGLQDCFWGFGIRYAITSGWLAAQEILTGASYEQAVRRRLRPLQVASLANRLAIDSAGASGLALLLKAWQWDQRRCGDGLRFLSRIYRPTALHRAVYGCFATRLLAPPSERDAARGLRYLRFRDHKPG